The Gaiellales bacterium genome contains a region encoding:
- a CDS encoding MFS transporter, with the protein MQRAPRNLAFATIAFTICFTSWGLVTPLAKHLQDPEGWSDTQVLVLAAVPVLCGSLLRLPAGWLADRYGGRLIFTLIMVASVIPAVLLGYVTGYTTLLVVGFYMGAAGSAFAAGVPFVAGWYDRSRQGFAVGVYGIGTIGPAIALLVVPRTLDRYGQAYLGWGMAAVLVTGAAITWLLAHDAPNRAKPTRYGDVAGGGWRLYRLALLYFVTFGGFVAMFTFLQKLLTTWFALSDVDAGARAAGFAALAVAARPVGGWMSDRYGAAIVLTAAFAGVAVDGAVLAAIATHPTIVTVSIACLTMGVFLGVGSGAIFKLVPNEFPENPGAATGIVGAIGGLGGFFPPVVMGLVKGWTGSFALGFIGLLAFCIICFGIALSLLMHTRAVRTGSRVAA; encoded by the coding sequence GCGCAATCTCGCATTCGCGACCATCGCATTCACGATCTGCTTCACGTCCTGGGGTCTGGTGACGCCCCTGGCCAAGCATCTGCAGGATCCCGAGGGCTGGTCCGACACCCAGGTGCTCGTCCTCGCGGCAGTGCCGGTGCTGTGCGGCTCGCTCCTGCGGCTGCCGGCCGGCTGGCTCGCCGACCGCTACGGCGGTCGCCTGATCTTCACGCTGATCATGGTGGCCTCGGTGATCCCGGCGGTGCTGCTCGGATACGTGACCGGATACACCACCCTGCTCGTGGTCGGGTTCTACATGGGCGCAGCGGGTTCGGCGTTCGCGGCCGGCGTCCCCTTCGTGGCCGGGTGGTACGACCGTTCGCGGCAGGGCTTCGCGGTCGGCGTCTATGGGATCGGCACGATCGGGCCGGCGATCGCGCTCCTGGTGGTGCCGCGCACCCTCGACCGGTACGGCCAGGCGTATCTGGGCTGGGGGATGGCGGCGGTGCTCGTCACCGGGGCCGCGATCACCTGGCTGCTCGCGCACGACGCGCCCAACCGGGCAAAGCCGACACGCTACGGGGACGTCGCCGGCGGCGGCTGGAGGCTCTACCGGCTGGCGCTGCTCTACTTCGTCACTTTCGGCGGCTTCGTGGCGATGTTCACGTTCCTGCAGAAGCTGCTCACGACCTGGTTCGCCCTGTCGGACGTCGACGCGGGCGCGCGTGCCGCAGGGTTCGCCGCGCTGGCCGTCGCGGCCCGCCCCGTGGGCGGCTGGATGTCGGACCGCTACGGCGCGGCGATCGTCCTCACCGCCGCCTTCGCCGGCGTCGCCGTCGACGGTGCCGTGCTGGCGGCGATCGCGACCCATCCGACCATCGTCACGGTCTCGATCGCCTGCCTCACGATGGGCGTGTTCCTCGGCGTGGGCAGCGGCGCAATCTTCAAGCTGGTGCCCAACGAGTTCCCCGAGAACCCGGGCGCGGCGACCGGCATCGTCGGCGCGATCGGCGGCCTCGGCGGCTTCTTCCCGCCCGTCGTGATGGGCCTCGTGAAGGGCTGGACGGGCAGCTTCGCCCTCGGGTTCATCGGGCTGCTCGCCTTCTGCATCATCTGCTTCGGCATCGCGCTCAGCCTGCTCATGCATACCCGGGCCGTGCGCACCGGGAGTAGAGTCGCAGCGTGA